CCAATCGGCGGTTCATGCGCGCGATGTGCAAGCCGAGCAGCAGTCGCGCCGCGAGCTGCACCAGAACCTGGTCGCGCGCGAGCGGCAGATCGACAAGCAATTGACGCACGCCAACGACCTGGCCGCCCGCGGCCAGTACCGCGCGGCCGAGGAAGCCGCCGGCGCGCTGGCCAACGGCAACTCGACCATCGTCGGAACGGCAGCACCGTTAGAAGCGCAATTGAAGGTCAATGCGGTCGAGATGCAGGCCCTGGCCGCGCGACGTCAGCGGCACCTGGAGGAAGAATTCCTCAATCAGGATCGGCAGCGGGGCGTCGACTCCGACGGTCAGCCGATCGCGTATCCGTCCGTCGATAAGTGGCGTCAATTGTCAGAGCGCCGCCGCGAATGGCGCGAGAATGCCAGCATGTACCGCCCCAGCGCCGGAGAAAAGCGCATCAACCAGGCCCTGCAAACCGTAACGAGCGTCGATTTCAAGGAAATGCCGCTGGCGGACGTGCTCGATTATCTCAAGCACAAGTTCCACATCGAAATCCAGCTCGACAACAAGGGCTTGACCGACGAGAACATCGGACCGTCGGTTCCGATCACGAGGAACCTGAATAACATCAAGTTACGGTCGATTCTGCGATTGATCTTGCGCGATCTGAACCTGGCCTACGTCGTGAAAGACGACGTGCTTTTGATCACGTCGATCGAAGCGGCCGACTCGATGACCACCGTGCGTGTCTACGACGTCGGCGACCTGGTAACGCCAATCCCGACGCCCGGCTTCTTTTGAACTTCACCGAAGGCGTTGCGCGTTCCGTAGCCGCATCTGCGTTGACCGAACGCGCGCCGGATTCTTTGATTCGCGCCTCGTTCGGCTACGAACGCCGCAGCCCTCACCCTGCCCTCTCATTCCTCACTCAATTTTCCGAAAGTGCAGCCGGAGGGAGAGGGGTTACGGATACGAGTATCGCGCGGTCTCAGCGCGCGCGGGGGAATTCGACCAGCACTTTTTGCGCGCCGTCTTTGCGGTCGCGGAACGTGTCGAAGGCCGTCTGGATTTCTTTAAGCGGAAAGCGATGCGTCACGAGCGCCGACAGGTCGATCCGCCCTTCGCCGATCCAGCGCATGGCCAGCGGAAAATCGCGCGTGAAGTCGGGATCGACACTCGTGTGGACCGTGATGTTCTTGTAGAACAGGTCCTTCCAGCGCAAGGCATCGATCGTCTCGGGCGGAACACCGAACGACAGAATCCGCCCGTACTTCGCGCACAGATCGATGCAGACGTCGAGCGCCTGATCTTCGTGTCCGACGGCCTCGATCACGACGTCGGGCAGCGTGCCGCCGGTGATCTTCCGTACCGCTTCGACCGGGTCCTCGCGGCTGCTGTCGACGACGGCCGTGGCGCCCATCTTCTCGCTCAATGCCAGGCGCGACGCGATCTTGTCGATGCCGATGATTTCGCGAGCGCCCAGGTTGCGCAAGCTGGCGTTGAACAGCTGCCCGATCGGCCCCTGACCGACAATCGCGACGTCCTTGTCGAGCAAGCTGGGCAATTTCTTGAGCGCGAAGATCACGGTTCCCAGCGGCTGGGCGAGGAGAGCTTGTTCGGGCGGGCGTCGCGTGTCGAGCGGGATCGCGCGCTCTTCGCTCACCGCATAGCGCTCGAACAAGCCATGCTGGCGCACCGGCACGGCCAATACGCGGTCGCCCGGGCGAAAGCGCTGGCCCGACGTGGCGATAACCGTTCCCACCATCTCGTGCAGCGAATAGCCTATCGGCTGCGGATACTTGGTGTGCGGCGAATCGAAATAGGGCAAATCCGAACCGCACAGGCAGGACAAGTGCGGCTCAAACAGAATCTGCCCCGGCGGCGACGATTTATCGAGCACCGGCTCGGGAATCTCGACAAGTTCGATCTTCCGTCGGGCGAGAATATGTCCGGCGAGCAAGGCTGTCTCCTCTCTAGACTTTCAACGAGCAATTCAAGGTATCAGCATACGCGTCAGTTAAGATAGGACAAGAAGGTCCCTGGTAACCCGCCGCGCCCCCCAAGCTGACACCCCGCATTCCAGAATCCGCCATGCCTGACAAGCCGCCGACCAAAGAGCGTCCGCGCGATCTCGACCCCTGGCATATGCGCCGCGCCCTGCACCTGGCCGCCAAGGGACGCGGACTGGTCGAGCCGAATCCGCTGGTCGGTTGTGTCATCGCCCGCGGCGCCGAAATCATTGGCGAGGGCTTTCACGCTCGCTTCGGCGGCCCGCATGCCGAGGTGAACGCGCTGGCCGTGGCCGGCGCGCGCGCGGCCGGCGCGGCGATGTACGTCACGCTCGAACCGTGCTGCCATCACGGCAAAACGCCCCCCTGCACCGAGGCGATCCTGGCGGCCGGGATTCGCGAAGTGGTCGTCGCCCAGGAAGATCCTTTCCCGCAGGTCTCGGGCGGCGGCATCGCCGCGCTGCGCGCGGCGGGTGTCGACGTCACGGTCGGCGTCCTGACGGCTGAAGCCGAGCGCCTCAACGCGCCGTATCTGAAGCTCGTCCGACAAGGCCGGCCCTGGGTCATCGCCAAATGGGCCATGACGCTCGATGGGCATACCGCCACGCACAGCGGCGCCAGTCGGTGGATATCGAACGAAACCTCACGCGCGAAAGTCCATGAGCTGCGCGGCCGTGTCGATGCGATCATGGTCGGCAGCGGCACCGTGGCCGCCGATGATCCCTTACTCACGGCGCGGCCTGCCGGACCGCGCGTCGCGACGCGCATCGTCTTTGGTAGGCAGTCGATGCTCCGCCTCGATAGCCAACTGGTGCGCACCGCGGCGGATGCCCCCGTGCTGTTCGCCACGATTCACGAAGCGCCAGCCGTGCAGGTCGAGCAAATGCGCAATGCCGGCTGTGAGGTCTTTCTGTGTCCTGGCTCGACGCCGCGCGAACGGGCCGACGCGCTCTTCGCCGAACTCGGGCGTCGGCGCATGACCAACGTGCTGGTCGAGGGGGGCGCGGGCTTGCTGGGCTCACTCTTCGACGCGGGGTTCATCGACGAAGTCCATGCTTTCGTGGCGCCTAAAATCTTCGGGGGCGGACCCGCAGGTGTCGACGGCACGGGAGTCGCCGATCCTGCATCTGCCTGGTCCCTCGACGATCCCACAATCGAAACGCTGGCCGGCGATGTTTACGTGCATGGCCCTGTACGGCGAGAGGCCCGGGCACGGAGCCGCGGTTGACCGGGGCGGGTGTGCGGCGCGCGGCTGACGATTATCCTATTAAGTGCCGCACCCCGGGGCGACTCGTCCACCGCGTGCATCCCTCCTTTGTCCTCCTGCCGAGAGTTATCGCGATGCCCTTTCCTCGTCGGAACGAATCCTTGAATCAATCCGCCGGCATGCTTATTTGCCTGTGGCGAAAAAGCATGGCACGAGGCTTTTGCGTCGTGGCCCTCTGCGCGCTCGTCGCGCTGTCATGGATGGCATTTCAGAACCGTGTCACCGCCGCAGATGCGCCGGCTGCGATCGACGACGAAGATTTCTCGGCCGAGCTGCCGCGTATCCCGCCGGTCGAGCCGCGCGACGCCGAAGCCACGTTCGTCGCGGCGCCCGGCTTTCGCGTCGAGCAGGTGGCGGCCGAGCCTTTGGTCGACGATCCGATCGCGATGGCCTTCGACGAAAACGGCCGACTGTACGTCGTCGAAATGCAGGACTATTCCGAGGATGCCGAGGGACGGCTTGGCAAGATTCACTTGCTCGCCGACACCGATGGCGATGGCCACTTCGACACGAGCAGCGTCTTTGCCGAAAACCTCTCGTGGCCAACGGCCGTGATCTGCTACGACGGCGGCATCTTTGTCGGCGCCGCGCCCGACATTCTTTATTGCAAGGATAACGACGGCGACGGGCGGGCCGACGTCACGCAACGCGTGTTCACCGGGTTCGGCCGCGGCAACGTGCAGGGATTGCTCAACAGCTTCGCCTGGGGGCTCGATAATCGCATCCACGGCGCCACGAGTAGCGCCGGCGCCGCCGTGCGCCGCGCCGATGATGAAAAAGCCCGGCCCGTGAACCTCTCGGGGCGCGATTTTGCCTTCGATCCACGCACGCTCGTGCTGACCCCCACCAGCGGCGGTGGGCAATACGGCATGAGCTTCGACGCCTGGGGGCGAAAGTTCGTCTGCTCGAATAGCGATCACATTCAACTGGTGATGTTCGAGGATCGGTACGTGGCGCGGAACCCTTACCTGGCAGCGCCAAGCCCACGGGTGAGTATCGCGGCCGACGGCCCCGCAGCGGAAATCTATCGCGCGAGCCCGGTGGAACCGTGGCGCGTGGTCCGCACGCGGCTGCGCGTAGCAGGCAAGGTGCCGGGCCCCATCGAAGGGGGCGGGCGCGCGAGCGGTTATTTCACGGGCGCCACCGGCATCACGATCTATCGCGGCGATGCGTGGCCTGCCGATGCCCAAGGACTGGCGATCGTCGGCGACGCCTGCACGAATCTCGTGCATCGCAAGCGGCTGGAGCCGAATGGGCTGGAGCTCGTCGCGCGGCGGATCGACGCTGAGAGCGAATTCGTGGCTTCGCGCGACATCTGGTTCCGGCCTGTGCAGTTCGCCAATGCGCCGGACGGGACGCTGTACATCGCGGACATGTATCGCGAAGTGATCGAGCATCCGCTGTCGCTACCGCCGGTGATCAAGCGGCATCTCGATTTGACGAGCGGGCGCGATCGGGGGCGGATCTATCGCATCGTGCCCGATGGATATATCCAACGGGCGCTGCCTCGGTTGGGGCAGGCCTCGACCGAGGAGCTGGTGGCGACGCTTGCGCACAAAAATGCGTGGCACCGCGAGACAGCGGCGCGGCTGTTGTATCAGCGTCGCGATCGAAAGGCTGTCGCAGCGCTGGTGAAGCTGGCCATGACCAGCGATTTGCCCGAGGGGCGGATGCACGCGCTCTACGCGCTTGCGGGGCTCGACGCTCTGACCGCCGACGTGGTGCTGGCCGTGCTCGGGGACGCCGACCCACGCGTGCGCGCGCATGCGGTGCGTCTGGCCGAGGGAGTCGCCAGAAGCGCGGACAACGACGTGGTGCCGATGCGCGAGAAGCTGTTGCAGCTCGCTCAGAGCGAAACCGACCTGCACGTCGTTTATCAGCTTCTTTTCAGCCTGGGCGAGCTGCCACCCAATGCGGCCCGGGACAAGGCGCTCGCAACGTTGGCGCGGCGCGATCCGGCCGATCGCTGGATGCGACTGGCGCTGGTCAGCTCGTTGGCCGCGGGCGTCGCCGACGTGTTTCAGCAATTGGCCGCCGACGAGAGTTTTCGCCGCCAGGAGGCGGGGCAAGTCCTGCTGACCACACTCGCTCAGCAGGCGGGCTCGGCCGGGCGAAACGAAGACCTGGCCGCCGTGATCGCCGCCGTCGAGGCGCTACCCGAGGCCGACCGGGCGTTGACCGGCCGACTGGTGCGCGGCCTGAGCGAAGGGGCCGCGCGGCAAGGCGGGTCGCTCGAACGGATCCTGGCGGGCCGCGGCGGCAAAAGAACCCGTGAGGTGCTGGCCAACCTGGTGATCGACGCGCAGGCTACGGCGCGCGACAACGATCAATCGCCCGCCGCGCGCGTGCCGGCCATCCAGATGCTGGCACTGGGCGCGCCGGCCGATGCACTGCCGATCTTGACGGCGCTTGTCGATAGTCGGCAGCCGCAGGAGGTGCAACTGGCAGCTTTGACGGCGCTAGGACGGATCGATGATCCGGCGGTGAGCAAGATCATTCTCGACGCCTGGCCCACGTTGAGCCCCCGCTTGCGATCACAGGCCGCCGAGGCGCTCTTGGCCCGTGCGGCGCGGGTGCCGGCGCTTCTCGATGCTATCGAAGGCGGACAATTCAAAGCGTCGGACCTGGAACCGGCGCGCGTGCAACAATTGCTCGCCCAACCCGATGCGGCGGTACGCGCCCGGGCCACGGCTCTCTTGGGCACCGCCAAATCGGGTAAGCGGCAGGAAGTGGTCGAGGCCTATCGACCCGCACTGTCGATTTCCGGCGATCCGGCGGCGGGCAAGCGGCACTTTCAAAAAGTGTGCGCCGCATGTCATCGCGTGGAAGGCATCGGCTACGAGATCGGCGCGAACCTGGCAGCGATGAAGAATCGCGGCCCCGAGGCGATCCTGGTGAACCTGCTCGATCCGAATCGCGAGGTAAACCCGCAATTCATTAATTACACCCTGACGACCGGCGACGGTCGCATTCTGACCGGCATGATCGACGCCGAAACCGCGACCAGCGTAACGCTGAAACGGGGCGAGAATGCGACGGACACCGTGCTGCGCGTGAATATCGACGAGCTCTCGGCGACGGGGCAATCGCTGATGCCCGAGGGTTTGGAGCAGCAGCTCGATCGGCAAGCGGTGGCGGATTTGATTGCCTATTTGATGTCGTTGCCGTAGGTAGTCGTGCAAGGCG
This genomic window from Pirellulales bacterium contains:
- a CDS encoding PVC-type heme-binding CxxCH protein, which encodes MARGFCVVALCALVALSWMAFQNRVTAADAPAAIDDEDFSAELPRIPPVEPRDAEATFVAAPGFRVEQVAAEPLVDDPIAMAFDENGRLYVVEMQDYSEDAEGRLGKIHLLADTDGDGHFDTSSVFAENLSWPTAVICYDGGIFVGAAPDILYCKDNDGDGRADVTQRVFTGFGRGNVQGLLNSFAWGLDNRIHGATSSAGAAVRRADDEKARPVNLSGRDFAFDPRTLVLTPTSGGGQYGMSFDAWGRKFVCSNSDHIQLVMFEDRYVARNPYLAAPSPRVSIAADGPAAEIYRASPVEPWRVVRTRLRVAGKVPGPIEGGGRASGYFTGATGITIYRGDAWPADAQGLAIVGDACTNLVHRKRLEPNGLELVARRIDAESEFVASRDIWFRPVQFANAPDGTLYIADMYREVIEHPLSLPPVIKRHLDLTSGRDRGRIYRIVPDGYIQRALPRLGQASTEELVATLAHKNAWHRETAARLLYQRRDRKAVAALVKLAMTSDLPEGRMHALYALAGLDALTADVVLAVLGDADPRVRAHAVRLAEGVARSADNDVVPMREKLLQLAQSETDLHVVYQLLFSLGELPPNAARDKALATLARRDPADRWMRLALVSSLAAGVADVFQQLAADESFRRQEAGQVLLTTLAQQAGSAGRNEDLAAVIAAVEALPEADRALTGRLVRGLSEGAARQGGSLERILAGRGGKRTREVLANLVIDAQATARDNDQSPAARVPAIQMLALGAPADALPILTALVDSRQPQEVQLAALTALGRIDDPAVSKIILDAWPTLSPRLRSQAAEALLARAARVPALLDAIEGGQFKASDLEPARVQQLLAQPDAAVRARATALLGTAKSGKRQEVVEAYRPALSISGDPAAGKRHFQKVCAACHRVEGIGYEIGANLAAMKNRGPEAILVNLLDPNREVNPQFINYTLTTGDGRILTGMIDAETATSVTLKRGENATDTVLRVNIDELSATGQSLMPEGLEQQLDRQAVADLIAYLMSLP
- a CDS encoding zinc-binding dehydrogenase: MLAGHILARRKIELVEIPEPVLDKSSPPGQILFEPHLSCLCGSDLPYFDSPHTKYPQPIGYSLHEMVGTVIATSGQRFRPGDRVLAVPVRQHGLFERYAVSEERAIPLDTRRPPEQALLAQPLGTVIFALKKLPSLLDKDVAIVGQGPIGQLFNASLRNLGAREIIGIDKIASRLALSEKMGATAVVDSSREDPVEAVRKITGGTLPDVVIEAVGHEDQALDVCIDLCAKYGRILSFGVPPETIDALRWKDLFYKNITVHTSVDPDFTRDFPLAMRWIGEGRIDLSALVTHRFPLKEIQTAFDTFRDRKDGAQKVLVEFPRAR
- a CDS encoding DUF4974 domain-containing protein — its product is QSAVHARDVQAEQQSRRELHQNLVARERQIDKQLTHANDLAARGQYRAAEEAAGALANGNSTIVGTAAPLEAQLKVNAVEMQALAARRQRHLEEEFLNQDRQRGVDSDGQPIAYPSVDKWRQLSERRREWRENASMYRPSAGEKRINQALQTVTSVDFKEMPLADVLDYLKHKFHIEIQLDNKGLTDENIGPSVPITRNLNNIKLRSILRLILRDLNLAYVVKDDVLLITSIEAADSMTTVRVYDVGDLVTPIPTPGFF
- the ribD gene encoding bifunctional diaminohydroxyphosphoribosylaminopyrimidine deaminase/5-amino-6-(5-phosphoribosylamino)uracil reductase RibD — protein: MPDKPPTKERPRDLDPWHMRRALHLAAKGRGLVEPNPLVGCVIARGAEIIGEGFHARFGGPHAEVNALAVAGARAAGAAMYVTLEPCCHHGKTPPCTEAILAAGIREVVVAQEDPFPQVSGGGIAALRAAGVDVTVGVLTAEAERLNAPYLKLVRQGRPWVIAKWAMTLDGHTATHSGASRWISNETSRAKVHELRGRVDAIMVGSGTVAADDPLLTARPAGPRVATRIVFGRQSMLRLDSQLVRTAADAPVLFATIHEAPAVQVEQMRNAGCEVFLCPGSTPRERADALFAELGRRRMTNVLVEGGAGLLGSLFDAGFIDEVHAFVAPKIFGGGPAGVDGTGVADPASAWSLDDPTIETLAGDVYVHGPVRREARARSRG